From one Aggregicoccus sp. 17bor-14 genomic stretch:
- a CDS encoding glycosyltransferase, whose product MRLLFLTPRFPYPPHKGDVLRAYHQLRTLGREHAITLLSMADRPVAPEHLAHVQRLCERVEVVPLSRLQVLRNLGVGLLSRLPLQVRYHHSEAFQGRLEALRREHRFDAIHVTLMRMLPYVEGVQDTPVVLDLIDSLTLNLEGRRTQVRGVKRLAYELEYRRVRDYERNVVSRRTNLVVSSPADQRLFGEDAASVIPNGVDVDAFRFQGAEGRRADTLIFTGNMGYQPNEEAVLWFAHEVMPRLRAVRPGVLFRVVGMAPSERVRALASRDVEVTGPVADMGEALRDASVAVCPMRSGSGIQNKVLEAMAVGTPVVSSAIANRGVNGVDGRDLLVRDDPEGFARAVLQLLGDAGLRQRLGQAGRDYVEHHFRWERHAERLASLYAAPAVGT is encoded by the coding sequence ATGAGGCTGCTCTTCCTCACGCCGCGCTTTCCCTATCCGCCGCACAAGGGGGACGTGCTGCGCGCGTATCACCAGCTGCGCACCCTGGGGCGCGAGCACGCCATCACGCTCCTGAGCATGGCGGACCGGCCGGTGGCGCCCGAGCACCTCGCGCACGTGCAGCGCCTGTGCGAGCGCGTGGAGGTGGTGCCGCTCAGCCGCCTCCAGGTCCTGCGCAACCTGGGCGTGGGACTGCTCTCGCGCCTGCCGCTCCAGGTCCGCTACCACCACTCGGAGGCGTTCCAGGGGCGGCTGGAGGCGCTGCGGCGCGAGCACCGCTTCGACGCCATCCACGTCACCCTGATGCGGATGCTGCCGTACGTGGAGGGGGTGCAGGACACGCCGGTGGTACTGGATCTCATCGACTCGCTCACCCTGAACCTGGAGGGACGGAGGACGCAGGTGCGCGGGGTGAAGCGGCTCGCGTACGAGCTCGAGTACCGGCGGGTGCGCGACTACGAGCGCAACGTGGTGAGCCGTCGCACGAACCTGGTGGTGTCCTCGCCCGCGGACCAGCGGCTGTTCGGGGAGGACGCGGCCTCGGTGATTCCGAACGGCGTGGACGTGGATGCCTTCCGCTTCCAGGGGGCGGAGGGGCGGCGCGCGGACACGCTCATCTTCACCGGGAACATGGGCTACCAGCCCAACGAGGAGGCGGTGCTCTGGTTCGCGCACGAGGTGATGCCCCGGCTGCGCGCGGTGCGTCCCGGGGTGCTCTTCCGCGTGGTGGGGATGGCGCCGAGCGAGCGCGTGCGGGCGCTCGCCTCGCGCGACGTGGAGGTGACGGGGCCGGTCGCGGACATGGGCGAGGCGCTGCGCGACGCGAGCGTGGCGGTGTGCCCGATGCGCTCGGGCTCGGGCATCCAGAACAAGGTGCTGGAGGCGATGGCGGTGGGGACCCCCGTGGTGTCCTCGGCCATCGCGAACCGTGGGGTGAATGGCGTGGACGGGCGCGACCTGCTCGTGCGCGACGACCCCGAGGGCTTCGCCCGCGCGGTGCTGCAGTTGCTCGGGGACGCGGGGCTGCGCCAGCGCCTCGGGCAGGCAGGGCGCGACTACGTGGAGCACCACTTCCGCTGGGAGCGCCACGCCGAGCGGCTCGCG